The Pseudomonas sp. FP198 genomic interval GTGCGGCAAGTGCCGGATGAAGCCCACGGTGTCGGCCAGCACGATCGGCCCGAGGTCGTCCAGGTCGAGCCGGCGCAGGGTCGGGTCGAGCGTGGCGAACAACTGGTCGGCCGCGTAGACGTCGGACTGGGTAACGTGATTGAACAGCGTCGATTTGCCGGCGTTGGTATACCCCACCAGTGAAACCGTCGGGATGTCCGCCCGCTTGCGGCCGCGTCGCGACTGCTCGCGCTGGCTGCGGACCTTCTCCAGCCGCCCCTTGATCTGGCGCAGGCGAACCCGCAGCAGGCGCCGGTCGGTTTCCAGCTGGGTTTCACCCGGGCCACGCAGGCCGATACCGCCTTTCTGGCGCTCGAGGTGAGTCCAGCCGCGAACCAGCCGTGTGCTCATGTGCTCAAGCTGGGCCAGTTCGACCTGGAGCTTGCCTTCATGGGTACGCGCGCGTTGGGCAAAGATATCGAGAATCAGCCCGGTGCGGTCGATCACGCGACACTCGAAGACACGTTCGAGGTTACGTTCCTGACTGGGCGTAAGGATGTGGTTGAAAATCACCAGATCGATGTGCTCGGCCTTGACCAGATCGCGCAACTCCTCGACCTTGCCACTGCCGATCAGGAATTTGGCGGTTGGCCGATGACGCGGCACGTTGACAAACGCGACGGTCTCGGCGCCGGCCGAAATTGCCAATTCCTGAAACTCCTGCGGATCTTCGCGCGCCTCAGGGTCCTGTCCTTCCAAGTGAACGAGAATAGTCCGCTCACCACCACCGTGGCGCTCAAAGAACAAAGGAGGCTCCTATCAAGCGTTACCCGGCTCAGCGTCAGCGCCTTCGGATTCGGTTGCGCTAGGCAGACGAATTGGACGAACCGGCACCACTGTCGAGATAGCGTGTTTGTAGACCATCTGGCTGACGGTGTTTTTCAGCAGGATGACGAACTGGTCGAAAGACTCGATCGTGCCTTGCAGTTTGATCCCGTTGACCAGATAGATGGACACCCCAACTTTCTCTTTACGTAAAGTGTTCAAGTAAGGGTCTTGTAGCGAATGCCCTTTTGACATGTGCCGCACTCCTTTAAGGATCAATTATAAAAATCGGAATCAGATGGCTTGGGCCGTCACACCCCCAAGGATAGACGGCAATTGCAAGGACTCAGCTCAATATGGAGATGGTCCCGAGGTATTTCAAGGCGCGTGGCAGATTGTCGCAATCAAGGCTGTCGAGCCAGTGCAAGTCAGTCCAGCTGCGCAACCAGGTGAACTGGCGCTTCGCCAATTGGCGCGTGGCGATAATCCCACGCTCGCGCATCTCGGCTGACGTCAGCTTGCCGTCCAGGTAATCCCAGACTTGTCGATAACCTACCGCACGTATAGACGGCAACCCGGCGTGCAGGTCACTTCGCTCACGCAGGGCTACGACCTCGTCTATGAACCCCTGTTCCAACATCAATGTGAATCTTTGTTCAATACGCTGATGCAACACTTGCCGGTTCGCCGGAGCGATGGCCAGATTCGCGACAGTATAGGGCAATTGTTGCAGTCCCGAAGCGGCTGCTTCAGTACTTTGCGCAGATTGTCGCTGGCGCAGGGCCGTCATGCTCTGGCCGCTGACCCGATAGACCTCCAGCGCCCGGCTGAGCCGCTGCGGGTCGTTGGGGTGGATACGCGCCGCCGATTCCGGGTCAATGGCCGCCAATTGCTCATGCAGCGCTTGCCAGCCAAGGCGCGCAGCCTCTTCTTCGATCTGCGCGCGCACCTCGGGATCGGCCGCCGGCATGTCCGCCAGCCCGTCGACCAAGGCCTTGTAATAGAGCATGGTGCCGCCCACCAGCAGCGGAATCTTGCCCCGCGCGGTGATCTCGGCCATGGCCTGGAGCGCATCACGCCGGAAATCGGCCGCCGAGTAGGCATCGGCCGGGTCGAGGATATCGATCAGGCGGTGGGGAAATTCAGCCAGCAGTTCTTTCGATGGCTTGGCGGTGCCGATGTCCATGCCCCGATAGACCAACGCCGAGTCGACGCTGATCAACTCGCAGGGCAGCACCTTGGTCAGTTCGATGGCCAGGTCGGTCTTGCCGGCGGCCGTCGGCCCCATCAGGAAGATCGCCGGAGGGAGCTGGCTCATCAGCGACCGCGCAGGAACAGTTTGTCCAGGTCGTCCAGGCCCAATTGGGTCCAGGTCGGCCGGCCATGGTTGCATTGACCGCTGCGCTCGGTGTTTTCCATGTCCCGCAGCAGACCGTTCATTTCCGGCAGGGCCAGGCGCCGGTTGGCGCGGATTGCGCCGTGGCAGGCCATGGTGCCGAGCAGTTCGTTCAGGTGCGCCTGGATCCGGTCACTGGTGCCGTACTCCATCAGGTCGGCCAGCACGTCGCTGACCAGGCGATTGGCCTCGGCCTGTTTCAACAAGGCCGGGATCTGCCGGATCGCCAGGGTCTCCGGGCCCAGGCGCTGCAACTCGAAGCCCAGGCGCTGGAACCAGCTCACATGTTCTTCGGCGCAATCGGCTTCGCGCTGACTGACGGCCAGGGACTCGGGCACCAGCAGCGGTTGGCCGCTCAAGCCCTCACTGGACATGGCGATCTTCAGCCGCTCGTACATGATCCGCTCGTGGGCGGC includes:
- the hflX gene encoding ribosome rescue GTPase HflX, translating into MFFERHGGGERTILVHLEGQDPEAREDPQEFQELAISAGAETVAFVNVPRHRPTAKFLIGSGKVEELRDLVKAEHIDLVIFNHILTPSQERNLERVFECRVIDRTGLILDIFAQRARTHEGKLQVELAQLEHMSTRLVRGWTHLERQKGGIGLRGPGETQLETDRRLLRVRLRQIKGRLEKVRSQREQSRRGRKRADIPTVSLVGYTNAGKSTLFNHVTQSDVYAADQLFATLDPTLRRLDLDDLGPIVLADTVGFIRHLPHKLVEAFRATLEESSNSDLLLHVIDAAEPDRMLQIEQVMVVLGEIGAQDLPILEVYNKLDLLEGVEPQIQRDADGKPQRVWLSARDGSGLDLLKEAVAELLGDDLFVGTLKLPQHFARLRAQFFELGAVQKEEHDEDGVCLLAVRLPRSELNRLVSREGLQPMEFIEQHTLQ
- the hfq gene encoding RNA chaperone Hfq; translated protein: MSKGHSLQDPYLNTLRKEKVGVSIYLVNGIKLQGTIESFDQFVILLKNTVSQMVYKHAISTVVPVRPIRLPSATESEGADAEPGNA
- the miaA gene encoding tRNA (adenosine(37)-N6)-dimethylallyltransferase MiaA, translated to MSQLPPAIFLMGPTAAGKTDLAIELTKVLPCELISVDSALVYRGMDIGTAKPSKELLAEFPHRLIDILDPADAYSAADFRRDALQAMAEITARGKIPLLVGGTMLYYKALVDGLADMPAADPEVRAQIEEEAARLGWQALHEQLAAIDPESAARIHPNDPQRLSRALEVYRVSGQSMTALRQRQSAQSTEAAASGLQQLPYTVANLAIAPANRQVLHQRIEQRFTLMLEQGFIDEVVALRERSDLHAGLPSIRAVGYRQVWDYLDGKLTSAEMRERGIIATRQLAKRQFTWLRSWTDLHWLDSLDCDNLPRALKYLGTISILS